From Leptospira fainei serovar Hurstbridge str. BUT 6, the proteins below share one genomic window:
- a CDS encoding bifunctional helix-turn-helix transcriptional regulator/GNAT family N-acetyltransferase: MEQYIDIIRDFNRYYTNALGLLNTRFLDSKYSLTEARLIFEIGQESQCTASQLANLLDIDKGYLSRTLKKFEQNGLITRTKNKLDSRILNLHLTKRGKQALSQLNKASRREISDMIAYCSDTDRSNLVSSMDTIRKILSQTEMAVSIREKNIGDLGYIIYRHAILYANEFDFNESFEEYVIQGISDYLKNRSSLDKIWIAECNHQLVGAVALLQVGREKGQIRWLYTEPKYRNLGIGKNLLSKAIEYGQNHYSQISLWTLNHLHAARNLYKRFHFVCTESKRNDNWNTGLIEEKWELYL, translated from the coding sequence ATGGAACAATATATCGATATAATCCGAGATTTTAATCGATATTATACGAACGCTTTAGGGTTACTGAATACTCGCTTTCTCGATAGCAAGTATTCTTTAACTGAAGCGCGCTTAATATTCGAAATCGGTCAGGAAAGCCAATGCACAGCCAGTCAATTAGCCAATTTACTCGATATTGACAAAGGGTATCTAAGCAGAACGCTGAAAAAGTTCGAGCAAAACGGCCTAATCACAAGAACGAAAAATAAATTAGATTCAAGAATTCTAAACTTACATCTAACAAAAAGAGGAAAGCAGGCTTTGTCTCAGTTAAACAAAGCTTCCAGGCGGGAAATCTCTGATATGATTGCATATTGTTCGGATACGGATAGGAGTAATCTTGTGTCCTCGATGGATACGATCAGGAAAATTCTCTCGCAAACCGAAATGGCGGTCTCCATAAGAGAAAAAAATATCGGCGATTTAGGTTATATCATTTATCGACACGCGATTCTCTATGCGAACGAATTCGATTTTAATGAGTCTTTCGAAGAATATGTGATTCAGGGAATATCAGACTACTTAAAAAACCGATCCTCCTTGGATAAAATCTGGATTGCGGAATGCAATCATCAACTCGTAGGCGCCGTCGCTTTGCTACAGGTCGGCAGAGAGAAGGGCCAGATTCGATGGCTTTATACGGAACCTAAGTATAGAAACCTTGGCATCGGAAAGAATCTACTTTCTAAAGCTATTGAATACGGTCAAAATCATTACTCTCAAATATCGCTATGGACGTTGAATCACCTTCACGCCGCACGCAATCTTTATAAGCGATTTCATTTCGTATGTACGGAATCGAAACGGAATGATAATTGGAATACCGGATTGATCGAAGAAAAATGGGAACTGTATTTATGA
- a CDS encoding OsmC family protein, with protein sequence MSDVEVKITSTPENYKTILKTYLHELIADESKENGGQGLGPSPHEYLLLALGACTSITLRMYAEIKKMDLQNVSVELNLTKGKDHTEIERIVTVQGNLSEKERERLLHAANACPIHKVLTSPIQIDTKLA encoded by the coding sequence ATGAGCGATGTCGAAGTAAAGATAACTAGCACTCCGGAAAATTATAAAACGATTCTTAAGACTTACCTACATGAGTTGATCGCGGATGAATCCAAAGAAAACGGAGGCCAGGGGCTGGGTCCTTCTCCACACGAATATCTGCTTCTTGCCTTAGGTGCCTGTACGAGTATCACCTTACGAATGTATGCAGAGATAAAGAAAATGGATCTTCAGAATGTTTCAGTCGAACTGAACCTGACTAAAGGGAAGGATCATACTGAAATTGAACGTATCGTTACTGTGCAAGGTAATTTGAGCGAAAAAGAGCGGGAAAGGCTATTACATGCGGCAAACGCTTGTCCAATACATAAGGTGCTAACATCTCCGATTCAGATTGATACAAAACTTGCTTGA
- a CDS encoding (4Fe-4S)-binding protein, protein MKDITKKYNNGEITVVWKPGICVHSGICFRGLPDVFDPRKSPWITLEGTLSTDIVAQVQKCPSGALSIEHT, encoded by the coding sequence ATGAAAGACATTACAAAAAAATATAATAACGGGGAAATTACCGTGGTCTGGAAACCCGGGATTTGCGTTCATTCAGGAATTTGTTTTCGCGGGTTGCCGGACGTCTTTGATCCAAGGAAATCCCCCTGGATTACACTCGAGGGAACTCTTTCCACGGATATCGTCGCACAAGTGCAGAAATGTCCGTCCGGAGCGCTTAGCATTGAACATACCTGA
- a CDS encoding DUF3237 domain-containing protein — MQEEQILESARDTNIETDYLMSMHVPGAGAPHLIDSSLRIHRSSSDGRVHGPKISGTIVQPTADWLRICPDGTMRVDARVTIVTNDEAAIFVSYNGIIRISRGNFERMSQGETLTPKDMYFVIAPTFQTAHENYLWLNQIQAVGKVSAIKGGKGGYVAYDLYAIR; from the coding sequence ATGCAGGAAGAACAAATTTTAGAATCTGCTCGAGATACGAACATTGAAACGGATTATCTCATGTCGATGCATGTGCCCGGAGCCGGCGCTCCACACTTAATCGATTCAAGTCTCCGAATTCATAGATCGAGCTCGGACGGTCGGGTTCACGGCCCGAAAATTTCCGGGACAATCGTTCAGCCAACGGCTGATTGGCTACGTATTTGTCCGGACGGAACGATGCGTGTCGACGCTCGGGTAACCATAGTAACGAACGATGAGGCCGCTATATTCGTGTCTTATAATGGAATCATCCGAATATCACGGGGAAATTTTGAACGAATGTCGCAGGGAGAAACGTTAACCCCCAAGGATATGTATTTCGTTATCGCGCCGACGTTCCAAACGGCTCATGAAAATTACCTCTGGCTAAATCAGATACAAGCCGTCGGAAAAGTTTCGGCCATTAAAGGAGGCAAAGGAGGATACGTTGCATACGATCTATATGCGATACGATGA
- a CDS encoding zinc ribbon domain-containing protein, with protein MSEKCKSCASCGMPLENKEDFALGDPSQIYCRYCTDQTGKLLPFRVILAMNAKQFEETQGITEEASIRMARDILKNQPAWKGLGV; from the coding sequence ATGAGTGAGAAATGTAAATCATGTGCATCCTGCGGGATGCCTCTTGAAAATAAGGAAGACTTTGCCTTAGGGGATCCGTCACAGATCTATTGCAGATACTGTACGGATCAAACCGGCAAACTTCTTCCCTTCCGAGTAATTCTTGCAATGAATGCAAAGCAATTCGAGGAAACGCAAGGAATCACGGAGGAAGCTTCAATCAGAATGGCTAGAGATATTCTCAAGAACCAACCGGCCTGGAAGGGATTGGGCGTTTAG
- a CDS encoding TetR/AcrR family transcriptional regulator, with amino-acid sequence MIPLSRHEQKEKTRHNLIETSRKLFAKEGISATTTANIAKTLRISHGTVFLHFPVREDLIFAVIDDFGRALSGELKANLEKEFGIKGILTAHIKVLTEFEDFYYRLLTEMHSLPEMVKGTIFMLNAAVSNKLYIAAEPLMRCGEIKKMERPLLFNTWMSLLHYYIVNREHLGRKPPILKEKGSYLLKHFLELIYIK; translated from the coding sequence ATGATTCCTCTGAGCCGACACGAACAAAAGGAAAAAACCAGGCATAACCTGATCGAAACCTCCCGGAAGCTATTCGCTAAGGAAGGGATTTCGGCCACTACTACGGCAAACATCGCGAAGACACTGCGGATTTCGCACGGTACCGTTTTTCTTCATTTTCCGGTCCGCGAAGATTTAATCTTCGCGGTAATCGACGATTTTGGCCGCGCGCTTTCGGGAGAACTCAAAGCCAACTTAGAGAAAGAATTTGGAATCAAAGGAATACTAACGGCGCATATCAAAGTGTTAACCGAATTCGAAGACTTTTATTACCGCTTACTCACCGAAATGCACTCTTTACCGGAAATGGTAAAGGGAACGATTTTTATGTTAAATGCGGCTGTTTCAAATAAATTGTATATTGCGGCTGAGCCGCTTATGCGATGCGGAGAGATTAAAAAAATGGAGCGGCCGCTCTTATTCAATACCTGGATGTCGCTACTTCATTATTATATCGTAAATCGGGAGCATCTAGGTAGGAAGCCCCCCATCCTAAAAGAGAAAGGCAGCTATCTACTCAAACATTTTCTAGAATTAATTTATATAAAGTAG
- a CDS encoding efflux RND transporter periplasmic adaptor subunit: MNITETALSIYHNKKIRIALGVILLLVIVWSFLRPKAIVSEKASVIRGNYEQIVEEEGTTRVKEKFSLYSPVTGILQRVDKHVGDTVAKGETVAIVKWDYDRKVQSPISGTILAIQRESEGPITMGAPILDIGNTKNLEISCELLTQDSVHVHPGDPVQINGWGGDSIPGKVRLIEPSAFTKISSLGVEEQRVRTIIDFTAPPEMGDSFQIKAKIISFRKENVLILPSAALFRDGEDWTVFQVFKGKAKKVHVKIAARSGKSSLLLSGLKEGDEVILYPNEEIREGVTVE, from the coding sequence ATGAATATAACTGAAACAGCCTTATCAATCTATCATAATAAAAAAATCAGGATCGCTCTTGGAGTTATTTTACTGCTCGTTATAGTATGGTCTTTTTTGAGACCGAAGGCGATCGTTTCGGAGAAAGCTTCAGTTATCCGGGGCAACTACGAACAAATCGTGGAAGAAGAAGGAACGACTCGAGTAAAGGAAAAATTCAGTCTCTATTCTCCCGTAACTGGAATTCTTCAAAGAGTCGATAAACATGTAGGCGATACCGTCGCAAAAGGGGAAACTGTCGCGATCGTTAAATGGGATTACGACAGAAAAGTTCAATCGCCGATTTCGGGAACGATTTTAGCCATCCAAAGGGAAAGCGAAGGCCCCATCACAATGGGCGCTCCTATTTTAGATATCGGTAATACGAAGAATTTAGAAATTTCATGCGAACTTTTAACGCAAGACAGTGTGCATGTGCATCCCGGAGATCCGGTCCAAATAAACGGATGGGGAGGAGATTCGATTCCGGGAAAGGTAAGACTAATCGAGCCTTCGGCATTCACTAAGATTTCTTCATTAGGCGTAGAAGAACAAAGAGTCCGAACAATTATAGACTTCACTGCCCCTCCGGAAATGGGGGATTCGTTTCAAATCAAAGCTAAAATTATTTCTTTCCGAAAGGAAAACGTACTGATCCTTCCTAGCGCAGCTCTCTTTAGAGACGGCGAAGATTGGACTGTCTTTCAAGTCTTTAAAGGAAAGGCTAAAAAAGTGCATGTCAAAATAGCCGCACGGAGCGGAAAATCGTCCCTTTTACTGAGCGGTTTAAAGGAAGGAGATGAAGTTATTCTATATCCGAATGAAGAGATTCGTGAAGGAGTGACTGTCGAGTGA
- a CDS encoding ABC transporter permease encodes MVKTLDKKVFREFLGLKSQAITITLVVASGIAVFLASLSSYDSLLNARDRFYADYSFAQGFASFNKAPNSVLSEISKVPGISSVEARIVKDVVLDFETESVPSGGRVISLTEGLSTLALTHGTLPRNKDEVVISDAFATANLLKLNSKIVAILEGQRKILVVTGIALSPEFVYVFRPSNFLPDDKHYGILWMQRENAEDIFNMHGAVNDIVFNFTPDSDKNFVLNEVDRLLEPYGGLGSYDRDKLPSHSFLRDKFKQLKTTAFSLPLIFLGVAAFLLHIVSTRIISKQREQIATLKAIGYDNLTIGLHYLKIISIISLLGSLVGIVTGIFLGTKMVALYGEFFKFPRLQFLLNPSLIFQGILIGFAAGGLGSVMSVRNAITLQPAQAMRPPIPETFSRNFLEKYLINFQAIYRIVLRNLTRRPGRTFLSILGVSCSVMIMILGLFTGDTMDYILKIQFEYLQRDSVTLNFLNAVSSHSMMELSGKDGVLLAEGFRAVPIRIKFENLNKELLLMGLPEKSELRKLMNENGTFVSPPGNGVLLNAGVAKKLGINKGDRLQLEILEGQRGTTEVEVSGLIDEILGQGAYMEKTAVNRLLHEGDQINMLALRTDSAKEEDLLNELKSYPKISGVSTRERSLKIFYETISKSVVATSVIIILFACVISVGVVYNTALIVLSERAFELGSLRILGFTKEEVFMILSGELAIEILLSIPLGCLFGYGFGYTLLNTIQTEGFKIPLYISRGTYVIAILTVLMTSSISFWILYSKVKSMDLISVLKIRE; translated from the coding sequence TTGGTGAAAACGTTAGATAAGAAAGTATTTCGGGAATTTTTAGGTTTAAAATCGCAAGCAATTACGATCACACTCGTTGTCGCATCCGGCATTGCCGTATTTCTGGCCTCTCTCAGCTCGTATGATTCTCTGCTAAATGCTCGCGATCGTTTTTACGCAGACTATTCGTTTGCGCAAGGATTCGCATCGTTTAACAAAGCTCCGAATTCCGTTCTTTCAGAAATTTCGAAAGTTCCCGGCATTTCCAGCGTGGAAGCTAGAATCGTAAAAGATGTCGTCTTAGACTTCGAAACGGAATCGGTTCCGAGCGGGGGAAGAGTTATCAGTTTAACGGAAGGACTCAGTACGTTAGCTCTCACTCATGGAACGCTCCCTAGGAACAAAGACGAAGTCGTCATCAGCGATGCTTTCGCGACGGCAAATCTTTTAAAGCTAAATTCTAAAATAGTGGCCATCTTAGAAGGACAAAGAAAAATCCTAGTCGTCACCGGAATCGCCCTTTCGCCTGAATTCGTCTACGTATTTCGTCCTTCCAATTTTCTCCCGGATGATAAGCATTACGGAATCCTGTGGATGCAAAGAGAAAATGCGGAAGATATCTTTAATATGCACGGAGCCGTTAACGATATCGTCTTCAACTTCACTCCGGACTCGGATAAGAATTTCGTATTAAACGAAGTAGATCGACTGCTCGAGCCTTACGGAGGATTAGGTTCTTACGATAGGGACAAACTTCCATCGCACTCGTTTCTGCGGGATAAGTTTAAGCAGTTAAAAACCACCGCTTTCTCCCTACCCTTGATTTTCCTGGGAGTCGCTGCGTTCCTGCTTCATATCGTTTCCACAAGAATCATTTCTAAACAACGAGAACAGATTGCCACCCTAAAGGCGATCGGGTACGATAATCTTACGATCGGTTTGCATTATCTAAAAATCATATCCATAATCAGTTTGTTAGGTTCACTCGTAGGAATCGTTACCGGAATTTTCTTAGGAACAAAAATGGTGGCCCTTTACGGAGAATTCTTTAAATTTCCTAGATTGCAATTTTTGCTAAATCCCAGTTTGATCTTTCAAGGAATTCTGATCGGTTTCGCCGCCGGGGGCTTAGGTTCGGTAATGTCAGTACGAAATGCGATTACTCTGCAACCTGCGCAAGCGATGAGGCCACCGATTCCGGAAACGTTTTCCAGGAACTTTTTAGAAAAGTATTTGATAAATTTCCAAGCCATATATCGCATTGTGCTTCGAAATTTGACAAGAAGACCCGGTAGAACGTTTCTATCTATTCTAGGCGTGTCCTGTTCCGTGATGATTATGATCCTTGGTTTATTTACCGGTGATACGATGGATTATATTTTAAAGATTCAATTCGAATATTTGCAAAGAGACTCGGTCACTTTGAATTTTTTAAACGCAGTTTCGTCTCATTCTATGATGGAATTATCGGGCAAAGACGGAGTCTTGCTCGCGGAGGGTTTTAGAGCCGTTCCCATCAGAATTAAATTCGAAAACTTGAATAAGGAGCTCCTTCTTATGGGGCTTCCCGAAAAATCAGAATTAAGAAAATTAATGAACGAGAATGGAACATTCGTTTCCCCTCCCGGGAACGGCGTTCTTCTAAACGCCGGCGTCGCTAAAAAATTAGGAATCAACAAGGGAGATCGTCTGCAGCTCGAGATTTTAGAAGGTCAACGCGGGACAACCGAAGTGGAAGTGTCAGGACTAATAGACGAAATACTAGGCCAAGGCGCTTATATGGAAAAAACCGCCGTAAATCGTTTACTCCACGAAGGCGATCAGATAAACATGTTAGCTCTTCGAACGGATTCCGCCAAAGAAGAAGATTTATTAAACGAACTAAAAAGCTATCCGAAAATCTCCGGGGTGTCCACCAGAGAAAGATCATTAAAAATATTTTATGAAACCATATCTAAAAGCGTCGTAGCGACATCCGTCATTATAATTCTTTTCGCCTGCGTAATTTCAGTCGGAGTCGTTTATAATACCGCGTTAATCGTCCTATCCGAGAGGGCTTTCGAATTAGGCAGTCTTCGAATCTTAGGATTTACCAAAGAGGAAGTATTCATGATCCTATCGGGAGAACTCGCGATTGAAATTCTTCTTTCAATACCGCTGGGTTGCCTATTCGGATACGGCTTCGGCTATACCTTGCTTAATACCATTCAGACTGAGGGATTTAAAATTCCACTATATATTTCCCGTGGAACGTACGTCATCGCGATCTTAACGGTGCTTATGACGTCCTCGATCAGCTTTTGGATTCTCTATTCGAAAGTGAAATCGATGGACTTAATTTCCGTCTTAAAAATTAGAGAATAA
- a CDS encoding ABC transporter ATP-binding protein, giving the protein MKKLPTKSAEDVVFRTEGLEKIYDMGEIKVQALTDINLKFLKSEFVVLLGPSGSGKSSLLNILGGLDSPTSGEAYFNNRPLRTDRDEDLTEFRRKYVGFVFQFYNLIPSLTAEENVQLVIDISSNPMTAMEALELVGLTDRKDHFPAQLSGGEQQRVAIARAIVKKPEILLCDEPTGALDFTTGKIVLDAISKINRELGTTTIIITHNIGIAAIADRVVEMRDGRIVSDKLNKRKLSTASLHW; this is encoded by the coding sequence ATGAAGAAGCTCCCGACAAAATCCGCGGAAGACGTCGTATTCAGAACCGAGGGTTTGGAAAAAATTTATGATATGGGAGAAATTAAAGTTCAAGCTCTCACTGATATAAATTTAAAATTCTTAAAATCGGAGTTCGTTGTCCTTTTGGGACCGAGTGGAAGCGGTAAATCTAGTCTGCTGAATATCCTTGGCGGATTGGACAGTCCGACTTCCGGAGAAGCGTATTTTAATAACCGACCGTTGCGTACCGATAGAGACGAAGATCTCACCGAATTCCGAAGAAAGTATGTAGGATTCGTATTTCAATTTTATAATCTTATTCCCAGCTTAACTGCCGAAGAGAATGTTCAGTTAGTCATCGATATTTCTTCCAATCCCATGACGGCAATGGAGGCGTTAGAGCTGGTCGGCCTTACCGATCGAAAAGACCATTTCCCCGCTCAGCTTTCCGGAGGAGAACAACAGAGAGTCGCGATCGCTCGAGCAATCGTAAAAAAACCCGAAATTCTACTCTGCGACGAGCCGACGGGAGCGCTGGATTTTACGACGGGAAAAATCGTTTTGGATGCCATATCCAAGATCAATCGAGAATTAGGAACGACGACGATTATTATTACTCATAATATTGGAATTGCGGCCATCGCAGACCGCGTCGTGGAGATGAGGGACGGAAGAATCGTTTCGGACAAATTAAATAAAAGGAAGCTTTCCACAGCTAGCCTGCATTGGTGA
- a CDS encoding SRPBCC family protein — protein sequence MNKESVIKEITVKASASRAWKAITNNEEMKKWYFDLPEFKPEIGFEFQFTAGADTKKYVHLCKVTEVVEGRKITYSWRYEGHPGESYVTFELFPEGESTRIRLTHSGLETFPADNPDFKRDNFVAGWTQIIGLQLREFLDLAVGKG from the coding sequence GTGAATAAGGAATCCGTAATCAAAGAAATAACGGTAAAGGCGTCGGCTTCTCGAGCATGGAAAGCGATAACTAATAACGAGGAAATGAAAAAATGGTATTTCGATCTGCCGGAATTTAAGCCGGAAATTGGATTTGAATTTCAGTTCACTGCCGGGGCCGATACGAAGAAGTACGTTCATTTGTGCAAGGTTACCGAGGTCGTCGAAGGTCGTAAGATCACTTATAGCTGGCGTTACGAGGGCCACCCGGGAGAATCCTACGTGACCTTTGAGCTATTCCCTGAAGGTGAATCGACTCGGATTCGTTTGACACATTCCGGTTTAGAAACATTCCCGGCGGATAATCCGGATTTTAAACGGGATAATTTTGTTGCTGGATGGACTCAGATAATCGGGCTGCAGTTACGGGAATTCTTAGACTTGGCCGTTGGCAAAGGATAA
- a CDS encoding ArsR/SmtB family transcription factor, whose translation MKNVDERGRTHICNQTATYMRRDVFQAIADPTRREIIRLLSGKRLTLNGIAANFEISRPSISKHIKILQECGLISIKQNGRERYCEGKLKKLKEVFDWVEFYRGFWDKKLLSLKDYLENEE comes from the coding sequence ATGAAAAATGTTGACGAAAGAGGAAGAACCCATATATGTAACCAAACGGCTACATATATGCGACGGGACGTATTTCAAGCAATTGCCGACCCTACAAGACGGGAGATCATTCGTCTTCTCTCCGGAAAGCGGTTAACTTTAAACGGGATTGCCGCTAACTTCGAAATTAGTAGGCCTTCCATTTCAAAGCATATTAAAATCCTGCAGGAATGCGGACTTATATCGATCAAGCAAAACGGCCGCGAGCGGTATTGTGAAGGCAAGTTAAAGAAACTGAAAGAAGTTTTCGACTGGGTCGAGTTTTACCGTGGATTTTGGGACAAAAAGCTACTTTCTTTAAAAGATTATTTGGAGAACGAAGAGTGA
- a CDS encoding methyl-accepting chemotaxis protein, translated as MVKTGLKFILIGWSIGIIAVLTSLIGGTAYYLGSKKIKEHYQDQMRTVVKIVAADFDNFLRSHANMAETLAQDERIIQSIQSGKPFANPYFKEIFGRYKVYENIFIYGSGADSVVVADALDGKTLGYGKIPEQREDLRNFFNSVQNQKISISRAKKSPITGDTVVVLSTPVRRNGVLIGVLCIALSLGSISEQLVANAQLGKEGYVSIVEQEGRVIAHKVKDLILKLDISKVGFGEKLASLKDGEIMQFYFNGQDRFATVKHLDQWKLNVIAIQPFGEISDSLNELILGILSVSVMIASASGIFLYRLLNKRLSPLDSVSRVLKKMSDGDLTEQIDAHYKDEIGNMSLDMNSFIKTMSGSLKNVQHIAIDLATSANQLSASSQSFATVAQSTAASSEQMSATTEEMSAGMENIADKVKNQFENIHNFHSKIKDLSKGVRKIGLEIQNSLQRANAISTEAKKGEESLSLMDFSLSNILKSSEQMSEIISIINEISDQTQLLSLNAAIEAARAGGAGKGFAVVADEISKLSEKTASSIKSISVMLGKNKSELTNGVSGVRSSVNTIHNIITDVDAMADDMQHLYDITSAQESLNVEVDRQSDKIGAEAEAVKLSIQEQKRAVREITEVIFRWNEEALVTASSSEEVSATSMSLSSNAETLKKITDQFKIYN; from the coding sequence ATGGTAAAGACTGGTCTCAAATTCATTTTAATCGGTTGGAGTATCGGGATAATCGCCGTACTGACTTCCTTAATCGGCGGAACCGCTTATTATTTAGGCAGCAAGAAAATTAAGGAACATTATCAGGACCAAATGAGGACGGTAGTGAAGATTGTCGCAGCCGACTTTGATAATTTTCTAAGATCCCACGCGAACATGGCGGAGACGCTCGCGCAAGACGAACGTATTATTCAGTCGATTCAGAGCGGTAAGCCGTTCGCGAATCCTTATTTTAAGGAAATTTTCGGTCGTTATAAAGTATATGAGAACATATTTATATACGGTTCAGGAGCCGATTCTGTTGTAGTCGCGGACGCGCTGGATGGAAAGACTTTAGGATACGGTAAAATACCGGAACAAAGGGAAGACCTTCGGAATTTTTTCAATTCGGTACAAAATCAAAAAATTTCGATAAGTCGAGCTAAAAAGTCCCCCATTACCGGAGATACCGTTGTGGTATTATCGACTCCAGTTCGCCGGAACGGGGTTCTTATCGGCGTCCTTTGTATTGCACTTTCGTTAGGAAGCATTTCGGAACAGCTTGTTGCAAACGCTCAATTAGGAAAGGAAGGTTACGTTTCCATTGTTGAGCAAGAAGGCCGGGTCATCGCGCATAAAGTTAAGGACTTAATTTTGAAATTGGATATTTCAAAGGTGGGATTCGGAGAAAAACTAGCGTCTTTGAAAGACGGCGAAATAATGCAATTTTACTTCAACGGTCAGGATCGTTTCGCCACGGTCAAACACTTGGATCAATGGAAATTGAACGTAATCGCAATTCAGCCGTTCGGGGAAATCTCGGATTCGTTAAACGAACTCATTCTGGGCATCTTGTCGGTTTCAGTGATGATCGCCTCGGCCTCCGGAATATTTCTTTATCGTCTGCTAAACAAGAGATTAAGTCCTTTGGATTCCGTAAGTAGAGTTCTGAAAAAAATGTCCGATGGAGATCTGACTGAACAAATTGACGCGCATTATAAGGATGAGATCGGAAATATGAGTCTGGATATGAATTCATTCATAAAAACGATGTCCGGTTCATTGAAGAATGTTCAGCATATTGCGATCGATTTGGCAACATCCGCGAATCAATTGAGCGCTTCTTCTCAATCTTTTGCTACTGTTGCGCAGTCTACGGCCGCCTCCTCCGAGCAGATGTCCGCGACGACGGAAGAGATGAGCGCCGGAATGGAAAATATCGCTGACAAAGTAAAAAACCAATTCGAGAATATCCATAATTTTCATTCCAAAATAAAGGACTTATCCAAAGGTGTCAGGAAAATCGGTTTGGAAATTCAGAATTCTTTACAAAGAGCTAACGCGATTTCTACCGAGGCAAAAAAAGGAGAAGAGTCCTTGTCGTTGATGGATTTCTCTTTAAGTAATATTCTTAAATCGTCCGAACAAATGTCGGAAATCATCAGTATAATCAACGAAATCTCCGATCAAACTCAACTATTGTCTTTAAATGCTGCCATCGAAGCGGCTAGGGCCGGTGGCGCTGGAAAAGGATTTGCCGTAGTTGCCGACGAAATTTCGAAACTTTCCGAAAAAACGGCCTCTTCGATAAAATCCATCTCGGTAATGTTAGGAAAAAATAAATCCGAATTAACGAACGGGGTTAGCGGCGTGAGGTCATCAGTGAATACGATTCACAATATAATCACCGATGTAGATGCGATGGCAGATGATATGCAACATCTTTATGATATTACTTCCGCACAAGAATCGCTGAATGTGGAGGTAGATCGACAATCGGATAAAATCGGGGCCGAGGCCGAGGCGGTAAAACTTTCGATTCAGGAACAGAAAAGGGCG